The nucleotide window CGACACAGGGATCCACTCCGTCGGCTGGGCGAGCCGCGTGCAGTGGATCATGCCTGATGGCGCTTGTCGATCCCCCTCGCGCAAGTACTCGAAATGAACGGGAAAGTGGAACTGATCGGCGCTCTAGTACTGGCGATCTGCTTGGATTGGCCCCATACGGAGAAGCAGTAAAGCTTGGTGTCGATCGCGCAACAAGTGGTATCGGACAACTGCTCACCTGGATCTGTAAGCCAGCGGCAGAGGAGATAGGTCTCCTGTTCCGAGACAAGATTCGAGCATGGCGTGCAGTCAATGCTGAAAAAATCGCAAAGGAGACCTTAAGACTGTTGCTGGAACGCGGCGATGATCCTGCCAAGCTGGCCGCTCCGCCGCAACTCGTGCATGCAATTTTGGATAGCGGGTCCTGGACGGAGGACGAGCTCCTGCAAAGGCTTTGGGCTGGACTCCTCGCGTCGGCGTGCAACGTGGAGGGCAATGACAACCGAAGCCAAAAGTTTGTTGACCATTTGAAGCGTCTCTCCCCGGCACAGGCGAAGATACTAAAGTTTGCCTGCGAGATGGGGCCCAAGAAACTCACTTCGGCAGGATTGCTGTACACCGAAGATTTTGTCGTTTCGATCGAATGCCTAAAGACGTTAACTGCACTGCGCGAGCTTGAAGATATTGACGCCGAGCTTGATCATCTTCGCCATCTGGGACTCCTGATGGAAAATGGCGGAGGGATTCCATTGCATTCAGATGCTACGAATGCAAACATTGCGCCTTCTGCGTTGGGACTTTACCTCTTCGCCAGGTGCTCTGGTGTTGCGTCCGCGCGCGATTTTTATAAGGACGTGACTGCGAATCCGCCGGAAAACTCGTAAAGAGTCGTTTGGTCGGCGCTGCGGGGATGGCAGCGCGGAGGACCACGACCGATCACCGGAGGCCCTACAGCCGCCCTACCAGCGGCAGCGGCGGGCCCGCCGACCGAGGAGGGCGAGGAGAAGCGCGCAGGGGAGGGCGCATGGCGTCAAAAGGATGAGCGAAATGCAGCTAGCCCTCGGCTCCGCCGGGCGGGGTGACCTCGAACCCGAGCGGCGTCCAGCCGTCGCCCTCCAGGTTCGTCCTTCGGCGAGTTCTCGAAGGTGAAGGATCTTACGTATTCTCATTGGCGCGACCAAGCGCCAGTGGGCCTGGTCCGTGAGACAGGACACATGCGGTTGCTCCGTCACTCTAAGGTCCTTGACGGCGTAGCGGAACGTCGTGTTAGCGTGTGAAATGTAGCACTAGGAGAGGATCTGAGTATGAAGCCGGCTCGTGTCTTCGTCGCATACCCTTCTGCACCCGTGCAACTCGGGCAGACCATCGAAACAGCCGCACAGACTCTCCGAAGTAAAGCTGCTTGGATTGGATTCGAAACTTGGCGACAGCTCGATATTCCGGGTCACTTTATCGCCGACGAAATCCTAGACAAGATCAATGACGCGGATTTCGTGGTCGCTGACATTACTCGGCTTAATTTCAACGTGTGCTATGAGGCCGGGTACGCCATAGGAAAGGGCAAGCGTACTTTCCTCATCCTCAACACGGCGCTTCAACCCCAAACCAAAGAAATTAGCAAGCTCGGCATTTTCGATACTTTGGGGTACGCGCCATACTCGAACTCCAGCGAACTTGCCAAGGTGCTGTCCCAGGTGCAGTCCATCGAGCCTGCTAAATTTCCTGAAACACACCTCGATCCCAGAGCGCCGATTTACGTAATCGACGTAAGCCAGAAGACGGACGCCTCGATCAGAACGATAGCGAAGATAAAGAAGTCTAAGATTTTATTTAGGAATTTCGATCCGTCCGAGCAGTCACGACTGTCGACGATTGAGGCGTATCGGGGCGTGTCCGCATCGGTAGCCGTTGTGGTGCACTTATTGTCTAGTCAGACGACTGACTACGAGGTTAATAACCTACGCGCAGCATTCGTCGCTGGCCTCGCCAATGGCTTGGAGAAGGAGCTGTTAATACTCCAGGAGTCAGACGACCCGGTTCCGTTGGATTACCGGGACTTGGTGTCAATATATAAGCAGCCAAGTGACGTTGACAGATACATCAACGAATTGGCGCCGCGTGTGATGGAGGGACTGCATGCGGCCGACAAATCCCGAACGCGTAAGCCGTCAGGGTTATTGGCCGAGCTCGACCTGGGCGCGTCGGCTGCTGAAAATGAAATGTCGAAGCTGGACGACTACTACCTACCTACTGACCACTATAGCCAGGCACTAAATGGCAATGTGAGGCTGGTAGTTGGTCGAAAGGGATCCGGCAAGACCGCCATGTTCTTCCAGGTGAGGAACAAGATTCGATCGAACAGGCAGCGGATTGTACTCGACCTGAAGCCGGAAGGGCATCAGCTAAAGCATTTTAAGGAGATGTTGCTGCGATACTTCGGTGAGGCGGTCCAAGAGCACATCTGTAAAGCGTTTTGGGAGTATGTGTTGTTGCTGGAGTTGTGCCACAAGTTGCTCGAAAAGGATCGTCAGGTCCACGTTGGCAGTAAAAAGTTGTACGACGCGTACCAGGAGCTTTCTCGGCTCTACAATGATGACGACTTTGTCCGAGAGGGCGACTTTTCCGAGCGCATGCTGAAACTAGTCCAGCAGATTAGTACGCGGTTTTCGGACCACAACAAGCTCGGTAGCGAGTCAATGAGCTTGAATACGCAGGAGGTGTCCCAGCTCGTATACACGCATGACATTCGCAGGCTTCGCGAGGAACTCGTCAAGTACATGAAGCTGAAGGAGGATGCGTGGGTTCTGTTTGACAATATCGACAAGGGTTGGCCGACCCGAGGTGTTCAGGCATCTGACATCGTCATCCTTAGAGGCCTGCTCGATGCGAGTCGGGATATCGAGCGGCTTATGCGCCGTGGCGGTGTCGTTGTCCACACCATAGTCTTCTTGCGGAACGATGTTTACGAGTTGCTTGTCGATGAGACTCCAGACCGCGGTAAGGAGACTCGTGTTTCGCTCGATTGGACGGACCAGGATCTGCTCAAGGAGCTGCTCCGGAGGCGGATTGTATCGAATGACGGGTTTTCGTCCAAGGAAAGCTTTGATAATGCATGGAATCGAATTGCCGTCTCCCACATCGATGGCGAAAGCAGTGCCGATTACCTGATCGAGACGTCGCTTATGCGGCCGCGAAATTTGCTTAATCTTGTAAATTACTGCAAAAGCAATGCGGTCAACTTGGGTCACCCCAAGATCGCGCGTGACGACGTTGCGAAAGCTGTTGAGCAGTATTCGGCAGATTTGGGCAACGAAATTGGTCTTGAGATTCGGGATGTTTTTCCGGGGGCAAATGATATCCTGTATGCATTCCTAGGGGCACCTAGACAGCTTTCGCTCGAGGAGATCTATCGGCGCTTCGCCGATGCGGTTGTCCCCCCTGACCGATATCCAGTACTCGTGGAGATTCTGCTGTGGTTCGCCTTCATCGGCGTGGTTCAGCCGGGCTCCGGGTTCGAGGAGCGAACCATTTATGCGTACTCTGTCTACTACGACATGAAGAAGCTGCGCAGATTAGCAAAGGACTACCGCGATCCGTCGGTCAAGTTCTCGATACATCCTGCGTTTTCTAAGTTTTTGGAGCTGGGGTAGCGCTTTTCGACCGAGGGAACGGGGGCGGAAGGTATCCGGTCCTTCGGCCGGGAGCGGAAAGCCTGTCTGCGATGTGCTAACCATGGAGCACTCGCAGTTCGGCTGGGATGACCGGGAAAGGACCCGATCATGCCAATCCGGAAAGTCACCCGACACGGGGAAACCCGGCTGTTCATTGACATCCGCTACAAGACGAAAGACGGACAGCG belongs to Polyangium spumosum and includes:
- a CDS encoding Abi-alpha family protein, yielding MALVDPPRASTRNERESGTDRRSSTGDLLGLAPYGEAVKLGVDRATSGIGQLLTWICKPAAEEIGLLFRDKIRAWRAVNAEKIAKETLRLLLERGDDPAKLAAPPQLVHAILDSGSWTEDELLQRLWAGLLASACNVEGNDNRSQKFVDHLKRLSPAQAKILKFACEMGPKKLTSAGLLYTEDFVVSIECLKTLTALRELEDIDAELDHLRHLGLLMENGGGIPLHSDATNANIAPSALGLYLFARCSGVASARDFYKDVTANPPENS
- a CDS encoding P-loop ATPase, Sll1717 family yields the protein MKPARVFVAYPSAPVQLGQTIETAAQTLRSKAAWIGFETWRQLDIPGHFIADEILDKINDADFVVADITRLNFNVCYEAGYAIGKGKRTFLILNTALQPQTKEISKLGIFDTLGYAPYSNSSELAKVLSQVQSIEPAKFPETHLDPRAPIYVIDVSQKTDASIRTIAKIKKSKILFRNFDPSEQSRLSTIEAYRGVSASVAVVVHLLSSQTTDYEVNNLRAAFVAGLANGLEKELLILQESDDPVPLDYRDLVSIYKQPSDVDRYINELAPRVMEGLHAADKSRTRKPSGLLAELDLGASAAENEMSKLDDYYLPTDHYSQALNGNVRLVVGRKGSGKTAMFFQVRNKIRSNRQRIVLDLKPEGHQLKHFKEMLLRYFGEAVQEHICKAFWEYVLLLELCHKLLEKDRQVHVGSKKLYDAYQELSRLYNDDDFVREGDFSERMLKLVQQISTRFSDHNKLGSESMSLNTQEVSQLVYTHDIRRLREELVKYMKLKEDAWVLFDNIDKGWPTRGVQASDIVILRGLLDASRDIERLMRRGGVVVHTIVFLRNDVYELLVDETPDRGKETRVSLDWTDQDLLKELLRRRIVSNDGFSSKESFDNAWNRIAVSHIDGESSADYLIETSLMRPRNLLNLVNYCKSNAVNLGHPKIARDDVAKAVEQYSADLGNEIGLEIRDVFPGANDILYAFLGAPRQLSLEEIYRRFADAVVPPDRYPVLVEILLWFAFIGVVQPGSGFEERTIYAYSVYYDMKKLRRLAKDYRDPSVKFSIHPAFSKFLELG